The following coding sequences are from one Dreissena polymorpha isolate Duluth1 chromosome 8, UMN_Dpol_1.0, whole genome shotgun sequence window:
- the LOC127841266 gene encoding zinc finger protein 26-like isoform X2 yields MQTQGTVTVLPLRRSARERKLKQYEDFVEYSKADLHSSRKEMVVKTESEIRKAKVLGDQLTKQNTDVNGSAQNSIGDNDLGINEKRQLLCEVNDKLNTEATINKQDKHVIKDERTHVGGRKINTGEIEEFPSNDTCSVMDEEDIDDKDEMKELEDIMATGYRMDISVGIICSPIQSKEGNKKAHSETFPCGQCPNLSRSPGAISQIETKVRCLNRINRQVDLQSSPKSRISQKDSGRSFMCEKCGACLKSQANLKLHRQNIHNSDLVKCGNCLQNIRLSNMPTHKCQGMTKYSINKIPAPTELAERKKVLNDHTEKEFHHSSGKPFKCKLCCSRYRTKKLLNTHINRMHLIRNENPLHCNVCNKGFIHKKAFEIHKRSHSDFRPYRCRLCSKTFRQVGHVKDHLRTHGISGFFCHICDKSFKQRSPWIKHANVHASCTFPCPSKPCLMKFDGVVNLVSHFMDCMKEQNDTTNVGFTCKFCGQTQCDADLAVKHIQIHVNDTYKCSQCELNFEDFKALYVHMNYQHGKQGKSTDGSHVQSKEDLLAMYDIISADQVYEADFVSRQEDNKIDEHDVQTDDMPKQYHVNSNSFIDKGFSHENIVKESNYKDLCLMEEESTNIVLQDMKTDFEENVTDREERDTVPLRLQTKNRLEEIVIMDGSVYPVELTEEHWENNTGIQRVQEIRGETVTVVDGSIMEDSQNTAEIPSELSCRSASHSNKSLPENVKYCNDQQDLVEINGDLDGEYVEEIPFALQSQEKTTVVAVNEDNQDHLETDLNAGTNEIYILSQQDRNKNNVKTTECIVNGRRPNRQTPKSQMKTVGCNVCGKTFRKYCELQYHMNVHLPNAERTFHCQVCGRGFANLRVLKIHSRTHTGEKPFTCSVCGKSFRQHGHLKTHKQLHDKDFPFKCSFCPNSYINNSKLRLHMKQKHSHAFNSEGSFMCSICDDKFMLENDLNVHRLTHFSIEQQLNILNRFTVSPLDTVSLSKTSETATDTERLSQEAKSRLMCHSCGIVLKNKQCLDQHVLNFHTIHQHKCENCKKKFKNSDRLSDHMKHCHSNSYQCDQCGEVLSSHKCFQRHKQRLHAGRLLTCSKCVRWFNTQKAFVNHLQSCRGTEFAEILQQNETSELL; encoded by the exons ATGCAGACACAAGGCACAGTAACGGTTTTACCATTACGAAGAAGTGCAAGGGAAAGAAAGTTGAAACAATATGAAGACTTTGTAGAGTATTCAAAAGCAGACCTCCATTCCAGCAGAAAAGAAATGGTTGTCAAAACTGAATCTGAAATCAGGAAAGCAAAAGTTCTTGGTGATCAGCTGACCAAGCAAAACACAGATGTGAATGGCAGTGCTCAAAATTCAATTGGGGATAATGATCTAGGCATTAATGAAAAAAGACAATTGTTGTGTGAAGTAAATGACAAACTAAACACAGAGGCCACTATAAACAAGCAAGACAAACATGTGATAAAGGATGAGCGAACGCATGTTGGTGGTAGAAAAATTAACACAGGGGAGATTGAAGAATTTCCTTCCAATGATACATGTAGTGTAATGGATGAAGAAGATATTGATGATAAGGATGAAATGAAAGAGCTTGAAGACATCATGGCAACTGGTTATAGAATGGACATATCAGTAGGCATAATTTGTTCACCAATTCAGTCGAAGGAAGGTAACAAGAAAGCACACTCTGAGACCTTCCCATGTGGACAGTGTCCAAATTTGTCCAGAAGCCCTGGGGCTATCAGCCAAATTGAGACGAAAGTTCGTTGTCTGAATAGAATCAACAGACAGGTTGACCTTCAATCCAGCCCCAAAAG CCGAATAAGTCAGAAGGACTCAGGCAGATCATTCATGTGCGAGAAGTGTGGAGCATGTTTAAAGTCCCAGGCCAATCTCAAGCTGCATCGCCAAAACATCCACAACTCGGATCTTGTGAAATGCGGAAACTGCCTTCAAAACATTCGCCTATCCAACATGCCAACTCACAAGTGCCAGGGCATGACAAAGTACTCCATAAACAAGATTCCTGCCCCGACAGAGTTAGCGGAAAGGAAGAAAGTCCTCAATGATCATACGGAGAAAGAGTTCCACCATTCTTCTGGTAAACCCTTCAAGTGTAAGCTTTGCTGTAGTCGGTATAGGACAAAGAAGCTCTTAAATACACACATCAACAGAATGCATTTGATCCGAAATGAAAATCCACTCCATTGCAATGTCTGTAACAAAGGATTCATCCACAAAAAAGCCTTTGAGATCCATAAGCGGTCTCATTCTGATTTTCGACCCTACAGGTGTCGTCTGTGCTCAAAGACTTTCAGACAGGTTGGTCATGTAAAGGACCATCTGCGAACCCATGGCATATCAGGTTTTTTCTGCCATATCTGTGACAAGAGCTTTAAGCAGAGATCCCCCTGGATAAAACATGCCAATGTTCACGCCTCTTGTACGTTCCCTTGTCCGTCTAAACCCTGCTTAATGAAGTTTGATGGCGTGGTAAACCTGGTTTCACATTTCATGGATTGCATGAAGGAACAAAATGATACAACAAATGTTGGTTTTACTTGCAAGTTTTGTGGTCAGACTCAATGTGATGCAGATTTGGCTGTAAaacatattcaaatacatgtgaATGACACCTATAAATGCAGTCAGTGTGAACTAAATTTTGAAGATTTTAAAGCACTGTACGTCCATATGAATTACCAACATGGTAAACAAGGGAAAAGCACTGATGGATCCCATGTTCAAAGCAAAGAAGATCTACTTGCTATGTATGATATAATATCTGCTGATCAGGTTTATGAAGCAGATTTTGTATCGAGACAGGAGGACAACAAGATTGACGAACATGACGTACAAACAGATGATATGCCTAAACAATACCATGTCAACTCAAATAGTTTCATAGACAAAGgcttttcacatgaaaatatTGTGAAAGAGAGCAATTATAAAGATCTTTGTTTGATGGAAGAAGAaagtacaaatattgttttacaagACATGAAAACAGACTTTGAAGAAAATGTGACAGATAGAGAGGAGAGAGACACTGTTCCATTACGTTTGCAAACAAAAAATCGGTTGGAAGAAATAGTCATAATGGATGGGTCAGTTTACCCTGTGGAATTGACAGAGGAGCATTGGGAAAATAACACAGGTATTCAAAGAGTACAGGAAATTAGGGGAGAAACGGTGACTGTTGTGGATGGGTCAATCATGGAAGATTCACAGAACACTGCTGAAATCCCTTCAGAATTATCTTGTCGCTCTGCTAGCCACAGCAATAAGAGCCTTCCAGAGAATGTGAAGTACTGTAATGATCAACAAGAtcttgttgaaataaatggagaCCTGGATGGTGAATATGTTGAAGAAATTCCTTTTGCGCTACAGAGTCAAGAAAAGACGACAGTAGTGGCAGTTAATGAAGATAATCAGGATCATTTAGAAACAGATTTAAATGCTGGCACAAATGAGATTTACATTCTGTCACAGCaagatagaaataaaaataatgtcaaaaCAACTGAATGTATTGTAAATGGACGACGTCCAAACAGGCAGACACCGAAGAGTCAAATGAAAACAGTTGGATGCAATGTTTGTGGGAAAACTTTCCGAAAGTACTGCGAGCTTCAGTATCACATGAACGTGCATCTTCCCAATGCTGAGAGGACGTTCCATTGCCAGGTATGTGGAAGAGGTTTTGCTAATCTACGAGTGTTAAAGATCCACAGTCGTACTCACACTGGTGAAAAACCTTTCACTTGTTCGGTTTGCGGAAAGTCTTTCCGACAACATGGACATCTGAAAACACATAAGCAATTGCACGACAAAGATTTTCCTTTCAAATGTTCCTTTTGTCCAAATAGTTATATAAACAACTCAAAGCTGCGATTGCATATGAAGCAGAAACATTCTCATGCGTTCAATTCGGAAGGCTCTTTCATGTGCAGTATTTGTGATGACAAGTTCATGCTTGAAAACGACTTGAACGTTCACCGGCTGACTCATTTTAGTATTGAGCAGCAGCTCAATATTCTCAATAGATTTACGGTTTCACCATTGGATACAGTTTCTCTGTCAAAAACCTCTGAAACTGCAACTGATACAGAAAGATTAAGTCAAGAAGCAAAATCAAGACTAATGTGCCATTCTTGTGGTATTGTGTTGAAGAATAAACAGTGCCTGGATCAACACGTTTTGAACTTCCACACAATCCATCAGCACAAATGcgaaaactgtaaaaaaaagttcaaGAATTCAGATCGTCTGTCTGACCACATGAAGCACTGCCATAGCAACAGTTATCAATGTGATCAATGTGGGGAAGTGCTATCATCACACAAGTGTTTTCAGAGACACAAGCAAAGATTGCATGCTGGGCGACTCCTGACATGCAGTAAATGTGTCCGTTGGTTCAACACACAAAAGGCATTTGTAAATCATCTTCAATCATGCCGTGGAACAGAGTTTGCAGAGATTTTACAGCAAAACGAGACGTCTGAACTGTTGTAG
- the LOC127841268 gene encoding galactocerebrosidase-like, with the protein MNLVIAFCSLVSVVGAQYTFSDANGLGRTFDGIGGLSGGGATTKLLPGYSQQYRDEILDYLFKPNFAAAVHILKVEIGGGSMSGIGSEASHIYYDGDENYDRGYEWWIMKEAKKRNPDVKLYGLPWVFSGYVSKGQSNSPYTLPDRTVDYIVRWIQGARDHHNLTIDYIGEWNEQNYNTTYLKMLRQGLDKAGFNNVRIVAADDYEAEFEMNLARDMLLDPELSSAVDIFGIHYSSTQSNMGSLQWGKQLWASEDYSTNNNQQGARCWARILNQNYVNGLLSSTISWNLIASYYEGMPYQGCGLMTANQPWSGYYVVSPTIWMTAHTTQFTKPGWIYLSHHSGVGHLVGGGSYVSLTSPDRKDLTIIIETMMTTGSNSVCLHESLSAYDVQKQSVSFTLDGSFKKINMLNVWFSQIGNSDQKNVEEYFVYQGVVMSNHMGVFELMMDVNQVLTLTTITTGFKGQYSAPPPAASFPFPYMDTFDDVVEHQEPYLVAPMSGSFEVITQTGSTSNKVLRQMTVLPPVDWCETENFTLALLGNITWGEYMVETSVSLDMQNASKGVFVAQRINSGGCYTVGGQGLLFFVYPSNGNFEVWGDSRRATLLSYGPADSLKTIGFNKIGLKVKNGFAEGFVNDKMVFGLRMPSQPASGFAAFGTAGFGHADFDYISVMPS; encoded by the exons CCAAACTTTGCTGCTGCTGTCCACATTCTGAAGGTGGAGATTGGGGGTGGATCTATGAGTGGCA TTGGTAGTGAGGCCAGTCACATTTACTATGATGGTGATGAGAATTATGACAGAGGCTATGAATGGTGGATAATGAAAGAGGCAAAGAAG AGGAATCCAGACGTGAAGCTATATGGTCTACCCTGGGTGTTCTCTGGCTATGTGAGCAAAGGTCAGTCCAACTCGCCCTACACCCTCCCGGACCGCACAGTGGACTACATTGTGCGATGGATTCAAGGAGCTCGCGACCATCACAACCTTACCATTGACTACATTGGG GAATGGAATGAGCAGAACTACAACACAACCTACCTCAAG ATGCTCCGTCAAGGCCTGGACAAGGCGGGTTTTAACAACGTACGCATCGTGGCTGCAGACGATTACGAGGCAGAGTTTGAGATGAATCTCGCCCGAGACATGCTCCTAGACCCAGAGCTGTCCTCGGCAGTTGATATCTTTGG GATCCACTACTCGAGCACTCAGAGCAACATGGGGTCCCTGCAGTGGGGCAAGCAGCTGTGGGCTTCAGAGGACTACAGCACCAACAATAACCAGCAGGGAGCCAGATGCTGGGCTCGG ATATTAAATCAGAACTATGTTAATGGTCTACTCTCAAG TACAATCTCATGGAACCTGATTGCCTCATACTATGAGGGGATGCCCTACCAGGGGTGTGGTTTGATGACGGCCAATCAGCCGTGGTCCGGGTATTACGTGGTCAGTCCCACAATATGGATGACAG CCCACACGACCCAGTTCACGAAGCCTGGCTGGATTTACCTAAGTCATCACTCAGGTGTGGGACACCTGGTGGGTGGGGGAAGCTACGTGTCCCTGACCAGTCCGGACAGGAAAGATCTGACCATCATCATTGAGACCATG ATGACAACTGGCTCCAATTCAGTGTGCCTGCATGAGTCCTTGAGCGCATATGATGTCCAGAAACAAAGCGTCTCCTTCACCTTGGATGGAAGCTTT aaaaaGATTAACATGCTGAATGTGTGGTTCAGCCAGATCGGAAACTCAGACCAGAAGAATGTGGAGGAGTACTTTGTGTACCAGGGAGTTGTCATG TCTAACCATATGGGAGTGTTTGAGCTAATGATGGACGTGAATCAAGTGCTCACactcaccacaatcaccacaggATTCAAGGGCCAGTACTCTGCCCCACCACCAGCAGCTTCCTTCCCCTTCCCATATATGGACACCTTTGATG ATGTGGTAGAGCATCAAGAACCCTATTTAGTAGCCCCGATGTCTGGCTCCTTTGAAGTCATTACGCAGACTGGTTCTACCTCCAACAAAGTACTGCGACAGATGACTGTGCTGCCCCCTGTAGACTGGTGCGAGACAGAAAACTTCACCCTGGCATTGCTCGGAAATATCACCTG GGGTGAGTACATGGTGGAGACGTCTGTGTCCCTTGACATGCAGAATGCCTCAAAGGGTGTGTTTGTGGCTCAGAGAATCAACAGTGGGGGCTGCTACACGGTTGGTGGCCAGGGGCTGCTGTTCTTTGTGTATCCTAGCAATGGAAACTTCGAGGTGTGGGGAGATTCAA GGCGAGCCACACTGTTGAGCTATGGACCAGCTGACTCTCTGAAGACGATTGGCTTCAATAAAATAGGCCTCAAAGTGAAG aaTGGCTTCGCAGAAGGCTTTGTAAATGACAAAATGGTTTTTGGCCTACGTATgcccagccagccagccagtgGATTCGCAGCCTTTGGTACAGCCGGATTCGGGCATGCCGACTTTGACTACATATCTGTGATGCCATCGTGA